A region of the Terriglobia bacterium genome:
CGGTTTTGACGGCATCACCACGCTTTCGGAAGACGTGGAAAATCCGAAACGCAACGTGCTGCTGGCTACGGTGCTAGTGTGTCTTTTCACCGGCATCTTCGCCGGCATTGAGGTTTATCTGGGGCAACGCATATGGCCCAACTGGCACACCTTCCCCAACCTGGAAACGGCCTTTATGGATGTCTGCCAGCGCGTGGGCGGCATGCCTCTGTTCCAGGCCATGGGAGCGATCCTGGTGCTGGCAGCTCTCGGCAGCGGACTGACGGGTGGACTTGGCGCAGCCCGGCTGCTATTCGGCATGGGGCGTGACGGAGTGCTTCCGCGAAAGTTCTTCGGCCATCTTCACCCCAACACCAGCACACCAACCTACAACATTCTTCTCATTGGACTGGTGGCTTTCGTCGGCGCGGTGTCGCTGAATTACGTCGGTAATGCTTACGAGCACGCGGCCGAGCTGCTGAATTTCGGCGCTTTCCTGGCCTTTATGGGGGTGAACTTATCGACCTTCTGGCACTTCTCGATTGTCCTGCGCAGCGGCCGCCGGCGCATTCTGGGTGACGCCATCCTCCCTCTTATCGGTTTCGTCTTCTGTGCGCTGATCTGGTGGAACCTGAACATCCTGGCCAAAGCCGTGGGCGGCATCTGGTTTGCCATCGGAATCACTTACATCGTCTATTCCACAAAGGGATTCCGCCTCAAACCCAGGATGATCGACTTCAGCGAAACGTAGTCGCAGTGCCCGCGCTCCACCAAGCCTTCCGCAAGGTGAGGGACAGACGTTCGTCTTTTCCCTACACTTCCTCTCGCACCACAAAAGGTTCGCGATAGTGCCCGCGCAGCATGTGGTCCGCTTCTTCATCCCCGATAACTTCCTGCTTAACGGGATCAAAATTCAGAGTGCGGCCCAGACGGTAGGAAGCGTTCGCCAGATGGACCAGCGTGCATGAGATGTGCCCCTCTTCGATGGGCGCATTCAGGTCTTCCTTCTTGCGGCTGCGAACACAATCTATAAAGTTGCCCCAGTTATTTCCGCCTTGACTGGCGCCAGGTCCCGGTTCATGCGCCGGGCCCAGCCACGACCTGTAAGACGCAAAGCTTTCATTGTCCGACGCTGTGTAACCCTTGGAGCCGTAGAAGATGTTACCCACGGTGCCAAAGGGGCCACGCGGCCGACGAGGTTCCTTCCTGGGCGGGCCGATGAAGCCTGGAATTTCGACGCCAAAGCCGGGCGTGCCAATGTCCGCCTCGTGGTTGGTAATCCAGTGGCGCACCTCGAATTCCAGCATCTTGCGCTTCCCGTCCGGCATGTCAAATTCAAAAACGGAACTCAGAGTATTGGGCGTTTGCTGATCGTCACGGAACATGAAATGCCCGCCGATGGCCGATACTTTATTTGGAAAGCCGACTCCCAGCCCCCAGCGGGCAACATCCATCTGGTGGATGCCTTGGTTGCCAATGTCGCCGTTCCCGTAATCCCAGAACCAGTGCCAGTTGTAGTGAAAATGGTTGCGGGTGAAGTCATGGAGCGGCGCCGGTCCCGTCCACAGATCATAGTGGACGCCCGCAGGGACCGGCTCGACGGCAGTGTGGCCGATAGTGTCGCGCCAGTTGTAGCAAAGGCCGCGGGCCAGATAGACTTCGCCAATCAGGCCGTCACGCAGCTTCTGCACTTCTTCAATAATCGCCTCTTCTGAACGCGAATTGGTGCCGTGCTGGACAATCCGATTGTACTTCTGCGCAGCCTTCACAAGCTGGTGGCCGTCCCACCAGTTATGCGAGCACGGCTTTTCAACGTAAACATCCTTTCCCGCCTGGCAGCCCCAGATGGCGAGCAGAGAATGCCAGTGGTTCGGCGCGGCGATCGAAATGGCGTCGATGGATTTGTCTTCCATCAGCTTCCGCGCGTCGATATAGGTGGCGGGTCGCCGCAGCGCCATCTTGTCCATGTCCGACAGGCGCCCGGCAATAATGTTTTCGTCCACGTCACAGACGGCGGCGACTTGAGCGTTCGCCAGGCGTGAATATTCCTTGACGTGCTCGAACCCTTGCCCCCGTATGCCGCACACGCCAACGCGCACACGGTCATTAGCTCCGAAAACCCTGTCCGGACGTGTAATAAAAGTGATTCCCGCAGGAACCGCCAGCCCTGCGGTTGAATCGACCGCCGTTTTGAATGAGTTCCTTTTTATCTCTTTTTCAGTGCCGCTCATCACTCCTCCCGCAATCAGTTTGTGCTTTCAGCATCAGGTTACCCGCTTTGCGGCGGTCGCATCATCCCGAATGGATTTTGTATGAGAACTTCCGCAACCTTCCCAATTCGCTTCGGTACCCTACGATGAACTCACGCCCCCGTGCCAGACCGATTCGGCCCCGGGCCCCGAGCGCGCAGTGACAACTTCAATCAGATAAGGTTTCCCTTTGCGGGTCACCGCCTTTCCGCGCTCGAGCGCCGGTTTCAGCTGGTGCGCATGATCAACTCTCACTCCGCTCACGCCCTGGCTTCCTGCCAAGGCGACAAAGTCAATATCAGGTTCGCCCAGATACGTCGCGGCGTAATGCCCCTCCGCCGCCATCCTGCCCTTATATCCGTCATAAACCAGGCGCACCGTCTGGTAGTTGTGGTTGTTTGCGACAACTGTGAGCACGGGAATGTTGTAGCGGGCCTGCGTCCAGAAGCCTGACGCGCTGTACATCACCGCGCCGTCGCCGATGAAGCAGACAACCTGCCGACTCGGCGTCCCCAGCTTCGCGCCCGTCGCAGCCCCAACGCCCCATCCAAGACTGGCTCCTGCCGTGCCGATAAACACCTGCTCGTTTTCGCGGAAACCAAACGCAAAGGGCCCATAGGGAGCCGTGGTATTCTCGCAAACCACAATTGCGTCTGCATCCAGGGAGTCCGCCAGGATCTGCGACAATTCATCCGGGTGAATGGGCCTCTGGCCAAAGTTCTCCTGCCGCGCCGCGCGATCCTGCTGGGCTGCCTCCGCCGTGAATGCCGAGATTTCTGCCGAACGTCCGTCGGCGATTGCGTTGCGGTTCTCCGAAGCGAGAAGACTTCTTGCATCTTCAAGCAGTTCCCTCAGCGATTCCTTGATATCGCCAACCAGTGCCAGGTCGGTTGGATAATTTCGGCCCATCGCGGCAGTATTCATCCCGATTCGCACCACGCGCACGCCGGCCGGCACGTCATTGGTCTGCAGCACCGCGCGATCGCCGAAGTCCCGGCAGCCGATCGAGACCATCAGGTCCACTCCTCGCTTCACCCAGTCGGAACTCGCCCGGAAGTTGCCCAGGTAATGCGGGTGGCGGACCGGAAAGCTATGGAACGCTCGAAATGGAGAGTCCATGGCGAGCCCCTTCGCAACTATTTCAGCCTGGGCCGTCACCTGGTCCGCCACCGGCAGCCCCAGTTCCTCCGAAAGCTTCAGGAGATCCATCTGCGCTCCCGCTTTCCACACGTCATCCCCGATCACCAGCAGCGGCTGACTGGATTCCACAAGCCATCTGGCTGCCTGCTCCACTGACGCCTTCGAAGGACGCGTGCACGCTTTCAACAGAAATCGTTCGGCGGGCAGCACCTGCGCCCGGGTTCCCCGGCTCTCCAGCGCCGCGTCCTTCATCGCCAGGTAGACCGGCCCGCGGGGCTCGGTGGTCGCTTCTTTGAATGCCCGTCGGACCATCAGTGGCAGCAGGGCTGGCTCGCGAACTTCCCAGCACATCTTGGTGAACGGCCGCACGATCTCTTTTTGGCTGAACCCGGGCGGCGCAGCCAGTTGGACTTCATCACTCCCGGTCTCGCTATCCAGCAGGCCAGCAGTCACCACCAAAGCGGAGCCGTCCCAGTGCGCGTTATAGAGCTGTCCCATCATCTGGGCCGATCCCACCACTGCGTGTACGTTCACGAAACCCGGCTTGCCGGTCACCCGGTGGTAGCCATCTGCCATGGACAGCACAATCCCTTCGTGCAGGCCCAGAATCACGCGCATCGAGGGCACATCCGTCAGCGCGTCATACAAGCCGGACTCAAACGACCCGGGGTTAGCAAAGACATACTCCACTCCGGCCGCTCGGGCCTGCGCCACTACAAGTTCTCCTCCGCTCCCCTCTACCGTGGAAGTGGAAGCCTCCGCGACCGAAGCCGAGCCTTCCGGTGAGTTTGTTTCGGCTCCTTGCTGCGATTTTTCAGAGTTGAAATTGTCTTCCACTGCTTACCCGCCCCCGGGCTCCCGTACAAGTCGGAATGGCGTTCCGATTATGCAGAAGATACCACAGCCTGCGGCGATGGGAGTTTCTTTCGCGAAAATCAGCCGTTTGACTTCCTGCAGGGGTCGTGAAATGAAAAGGCGGGGGCAGATGCCATGCTGGGCGCGGGCATTGGTCTTTAGTTCCCTGAATCAGTATCCTCTGAGGTTTCTTGCTCCGGGAGGGTCCGCCCAGCATGACAGGTTTGGTGTCCGCGTGCCTGCGACTTCGGCAACGTTGCGTCAGGCGGCTTTGCGGACAGAAATCTTCTCGACCGTTGAATTGGTTACCTCGTAGGTTTGAAGCTCCGGTTGGCCGTCCGTGAACTTCTCCAGGGATTTCAAAACGTCGGCATATCCCTGGCGGTTGTACGCCTCGGCGTGTTCCTTGTTGTCCCACAGGCTGATGCCGACGGCTTCTTTACCATCGTTTGAGACCATCACAATTTCACCGGTAAATCCGAGGAATTTCTTCAGAGCGGGGATCGTCTCGGTGTCGATGGCTCGCACAAAGCCCGGCCGGCCGTCAGCCTTCAGATGCATTCGGACATGTCTTGCAAACATAGTCGTCCTCCTTCAATCAAGATAGGATTTGACCCTTATAGTATAATCCCGACAGCACCTCACGCCTGTGGCCATGACCACAAGAAATTCGACTGCGGCCGGCAGAGCTGCGGCGCCCGGGCGTTCAGCGCCCGGGGCCAGTTCCTTTGGGCACAAGGAGTTCCGCGTCGCCTGCGGATCGGTTTGACTTCACGGGTTGCCGTGGGATACTCTCAAAATGATCGGTTTTTCCGCCTTTTATGCGGCATTTCGGGACCCCGGGCATGCGAAGAGTTTACCTCGACAACAATGCGACCACCGCCGTCGCGCCTGAAGTACTTGAGGCGATGAAGCCATACTTTCTGGTTGATTACGGCAACGCCTCGTCCATCCATCTTCGGGGGCAGCGCGCCCGGTCCGCCGTCGAAGCAAGCCGCGAGCAGCTTGCCCGCCTCCTGAATGCCCGGCCGAGCGAAATTGTGTTCACCAGCGGCGGGACGGAATCCGACAATCAGTCTCTGTTCGGCATTGTGCGGGCCTCGAGGTCTGAGGCGAAGCACGTCATCACCACCACCATCGAGCACTCGGCCGTTCTGCACACGGCGAAGGAGCTCGAGAAGCGCGGCGTGCGCGTTACGTATATTCCCGTTGGGTCGGGCGGAGTGGTCGATCCGGCTGACGTGGAAAAGGCCATCCGGCCCGAGACCGTATTGATTTCCGCGATGCACGCCAACAACGAAATCGGAACCATCCAGCCGCTCGAAGAGATAGGGCGCATCGCCCGCGAGCACGATATTCATTTCCATACGGACGCCGTACAGTCGGTCGGCAAAATTCCCGTGGACGTTGAACGCCTGGGCGTCGATCTGCTCTCGCTTTCCGCGCACAAGCTGAACGGGCCCAAGGGCGTTGGCGCTCTCTACGTTCGCAAGGGAACCATCCTGCGGCCGTTGATGTACGGCGGCCATCATGAGCGTGACCGGCGCCCCGGCACGGAAAACGTTCCCGGGATTGTTGGCCTGGGCAAAGCCGCCGAACTCGCGGGCAGACATCTCGCCGACGGTATGAGAAGCGTCGGCCGGCTGCGCGACCGGCTGGAAGAAAGAATTCTTTCCTGCGTTCCACTGGCGACTGTTTCCGGCGATACCACGCGACGGCTGCCGACCACCAGCAACATCAGCTTCGATTACATCGAAGGCGAGGGCTTTGTGATCGCCATGGACTTGAAAGGCGTGGAATGTTCCACCGGAGCGGCGTGTTCGTCGGGTTCTGTCGAGCCTTCGCACGTGCTCACCGCTATCGGCCGAAAGCCGGAGCAGGCGCGCTCGAGCATTCGCTTTAGCCTGGGCCGCTTCAACACCTCCGAGGATGTCGATTACGCTCTGGAAGTGCTGCCGGGAGTGGTGGAACAACTTCGCTCGCTTTCTCCACACTACAAAAAAGATGCCATCAGCGCTCAAGCCTGAGGAGCATGAGCCTCGGCATGGGCTGAACGCAGAGTTTTGATTCCAATGACAATTGCAGTAGCCATGAGCGGCGGCGTGGACAGTTCCGTGGCCGCGGCGCTGCTGGCTGAAAACAACTCGACCGCCGATTCCAATGGCCCGTCCGCCGTCGTCGGCATGACCATGCAGCTCTGGAACCAGCGGCGCCTGCCTGCGCTGCTGGGTTCTGAGGAAGGCGAACCCGGACGCGCCAGCGGACGCTGTTGCTCACTCGACGATGTGTATGACGCGCGCCGCGTGGCCAGCTTTCTGGGACTGCCGTACTACGTGGTCAACCTAGAAGACCGCTTCGAGGAGGGCGTGGTGCGGCCCTTTGTGGAAAGTTACCTGGCGGGCGAAACTCCCATCCCCTGCAGCCTTTGCAACACGGAAATCAAGTTTGCCGAGTTCATCGAGACCGCGCGCAAGGTTGGGGCCGAAAAAATAGCCACGGGGCATTACGCGCGCGTCGAGCAGAACCGGGATTCCGGCCGGTATCGCCTGTTGGCCGGCCGCGATCCTGCCAAGGACCAGTCGTATTTCCTCTTTGGCCTCACCCAGCAGCAGCTTGCGCGCACGCTGTTTCCGCTGGGTGAATTCACCAAGCAGGAAGTCCGCGCCATGGCGCGCGACAGGAACCTGCCCGTGGCCGAAAAGCCCGATAGCCAGGAGATCTGCTTTGTTCCCACAGGCAACTACCGCCGGTTTATCGATGCCTACTTGAGCGAGCAGGGAATGAAGATCGAGGAGACAGCAGGCGACCTAGTCACCACTGACGGCCGCGTCCTTGGTCGCCACGAGGGACTTGGAAACTACACCGTGGGCCAGAGGAAAGGATTGGGAATCGCCATGGGAACTCCGCTCTACGTCATTGGCCTCGACCGCACCCGCAACCGCGTGGTGGTGGGTTCAAACGATGAACTGCTGCAGAGGCGCCTGCTGGTTCGCGAGATCAACTGGATACGCCCGGCAAGCGGGGGCGATTCCTTCGAGGCGCTCGTCAAGATCCGCAACAAGCACGCCCCTGCCGCGGCCCGCGTTGAGGCCCGCTCGGGCGGTGAAGCGATGGTCGAATTCGCTTCGCCTCAGCGTGCCATCACGCCAGGCCAGGCCGCTGTTTTTTACGATGGTGATGAGCTTATTGGGGGCGGATGGATTTCGCGCGTGGTCGATTGACGCCTGCGGTGGCAGGATGGCTAGCCTTAGCTCCTGCGTCCACGCGACCCGGGGAATGAGATGCGTTCGAGCTATGTGGCAACTTGGGGCTTGTTTTTATGTGTGTTCTTCTCGCGTTTGCCGGGCGCTTACGGGCAGAACGCAAGCGGCTCGCGCACCTTCGATTTTACCTATGATGTCGCTCTGAAAGAAATTCCGCCAAAGACGCGGCAAGTGCGCATCTGGATTCCGCTGGCCTCGACGAACACGCACCAGACTGCGCGAATCCTTAAAATTTCCTCTTCTGTTCCCGGCCGTATTACTCGCGAGGCGATTTATGGAAACCGTATGCTCTATGCAACGATGCTGCCGCCATACCCCGCAAAGAGCGAGTTCAAGATTGTTTATCGAATTACGCGGAAGTCCTGGTCCGAGGGAGATTACGCCAGCCTGCAGCGGTACAATCAGGACCCACCGCTCAACCCCGACCTGATGGCGCGCTATCTTGGGCCTAACCGTCTGGTTCCGACGGGCGGAACCATCGCACAAATCGCGCACGCAACGACACAAGGCAAACAGGGGGAAATCGATAAAGCCTATGCGCTGTACAACTACGTCTTTGATAACATGCGCTATGACAAGTCGGGCATAGGGTGGGGACGCGGTGACGCCCTGTGGGCTTGCGATGCGAAGCACGGAAACTGTACCGATTTCCATTCGCTCTTTATTGCACTCGCGCGCGCGGAAAAGGTCCCCGCTGGCTTTGATATTGGGTTTCCTCTGCCCGCGAATACCAGTGAGGGAAGTGTTCCCGGCTATCACTGCTGGGCCAGGTTCTATGTTGGCGGCTTGGGGTGGGTGCCGGTGGATATCTCGGAGGCCTGGCTCAACCCCTCCAGGCGCGATTTTTACTTTGGAAGCCTGGATGCTAATCGAGTTGAATTCTCAACAGGCCGGGATATACTCCTGAGGCCGCGGCAGAAGGGCCCTCCGGTAAACTATTTTGTCTACCCCTACGTGGAGGTTGACGGGAAGCCCTTCAGGGGCCCGATCGAGAAGCGATTCAGTTTTCGCGATGTTCAGTCCCGCTGAGTGGCGATTTGTAACGGCTTGGGGCACACCCGGAAGGATGCAACATGCAAGATCAACTAATCTCTGGTTCCGCGATCGATCTTTCCTCAGCGTTGCAAGAGGCCCGCGAGCGGACGCTCGAGCTGATCTCCGATTTGACGGACGAGCAGATGATTGGGCCGCGGCTGGACATAGTCAACCCGCTTCGCTGGGAGATTGGTCATGTCGCATGGTTTCAGGAACGCTGGATTTTGCGGCATTTCCGGAAGCGGGCTCCCGTCAACCCGCAGGGCGACCAACTGTACGACTCCGCCCGCGTCGCGCACGACACGCGATGGGACCTGCCGCTGCCGACGAAGGCCCATGTAATCGCCTACGTCCAGGAAATTCTGCGGCGTATCCAGGAAGCGCCCCTTGCGAGCGATGCCGCCAAGGAAGTAGATGGGTATGACGAAGCCTACTATTTCCGCCTGGCGCTTTTTCATGAGTATATGCACGACGAAGCGTTCACATATACCCGGCAGACGCTGGGCTACCCCAGCCCAAAGATTGGAATCAGCGAGAGCTGTGACATCCGTCAAGCCTTCCAGGCGCGCTCGACCGACGAGCAGGAGCGCAACGGGCGCGCTCTCCAACCGGTCTCTGACGCTGAAATTCCGGGCGGTACTTTTATGGTGGGCAGCGCTCCCGACTCGAACTTTGTGTTTGACAACGAGCAATGGGCGCACCCTGTTGTCGTAAGGCCCTTTCGCATGGCGCGATTTGCAGTCACCCAGTCCCAGTTTTGTGATTTTGTCGAGGAGGGTGGCTACGAGCGCCGCGAGCTGTGGACGCCGGAAGGCTGGAAATGGCGCGAGAGTTCCGCAGCCTGCCATCCCGTCTACTGGCGAAGGGAAATTCCGGTACGATGGATGCGGCGCCACTTTGATGAATGGGTCCCGCTCGAAGACCGCTTGCCTGTCATTCATGTTAATTGGTACGAAGCAGACGCCTACTGCCGCTGGGCCGGACGCCGTCTGCCCACAGAGGCAGAGTGGGAAATGGCGGCGAGCGCCGAGCCCGCCTCCGGTGGAGGCATCCGGCAATTTAAGCGAACTTTCCCCTGGGGTGGCGAGCCGCCGAACCCCGGCCGCGCCAATCTCGAATGGCGCGCCATGGGTTGCATCGAAGTGGATGCGCTGCCGGGGGGCGACAGCGCCTTTGGCTGCCGGCAGATGATCGGGAACGTGTGGGAGTGGACGGCTACAGATTTCGGACCCTATCCCGGCTTTTCACCCGGCCCCTACAAGGAATATTCCGAGCCGTGGTTTGGCGATCATAAAGTGCTGCGCGGCGGTTGCTGGACCACGCGTCCGGGATTGATCCGGAACAGCTATCGCAACTTTTACCAGCCGCATCGCCGAGATGTCTGGGCCGGTTTTCGCACCTGCGCCGTGTAGAAGGTTGCTGAAGTGCGAGTGGTGGCCGCCGAGCGATCCGAATCACCTGCTTGTTTGCATTCAAAGAAGAGTCGATGCGGATACAAATGATTACCCCCGCGCCCCCTGGGACGCAGCACGGCAACCGTGTCACTGCCCTTCGCTGGGCGGGTATCTTGCGCGAACTCGGTCACCGCGTCAGAATCGCGCAGACTTACGAGGGCGAGCCTGTTGATCTGCTGGTGGCCTTGCACGCCAAGCGGAGTTATCCCGCCATCCGAGGCTTTAACCGCCTTTATCCCGACCGGCCGCTCATCGTCGCTTTAACAGGTACTGATGTTTACCGTGACTTGCGGAAGAGCCGCCGTGCCCAAATTTCCCTGGAGATTGCCACGCGCCTGGTTGTGCTTCAGCCCAAGGCGCTTGACGAGATTCACTCCCGCCTGGGCCAGAAAGCCCGCGTGATTTTCCAATCGGCCCGCCCCGCGTCCCGCAAATTCTCTCAGCACCTCCGCGAAACAAATGACCGCAGCTTCCGCGTGTGTGTCATCGGCCACTTGCGGCCGGTCAAGGACCCTTTTCGCGCAGCGCTGGCCGCCCGGCTGCTACCGCCGCACTCCCGCATTCGCATCCTGCATTTTGGCGCGGCCCTGAGTCCGGGGATGGCGAGCTTCGCGCGCGCCGAAATGGACCGGAACACTCGTTATCGCTGGCAGGGCGAGCGGCCCAGGATGAGCATCCAGCCGATTCTTGCCAGAAGCGCGTTGTGCGTTCTCTCTTCAAAACTGGAAGGCGGAGCCAACGTGCTCTCAGACGCCATCGTCAACCGCGTGCCCGTCCTCGCTTCCAGGATTCCGGGTTCCGTTGGCATCCTGGGAGAGGACTACCCGGGATACTTCCGCGTGGGCGACACCGAACACTTGGCGAAGCTTCTCGAACGCGCGGAAAACGATTCTGCCTTCCTTCGGCTGCTGCGCTCGCGCTGCGCTCGATGCCTTCCGCTCTTTCAACCTGCCCGCGAGAAAGCCGCATGGAGAAAGCTCCTGAATGGATTGCGTTTTCCCGAACGCCCGCGCCGTTCCACGGGCCGATGCAGGTAGCGGTCCTCAGAATTGGAGTTCCACGCTACCTGGATATCTGGGTAGGCACTTTCAGACCGCTGCCGGGCCTCAGGTAATTTTGCGGGCAGGATGTGGGGCAAGTTGCCTGTAGGTCTCTTCAAAAACCTTCAACGCCGCATCGTCATAGAGCACAAAGTAGATTTTTTCCAGGCTGCTGTGCGACTTCAGGTGCTCAAACACTTCACCGATCATGATGCGTGCGCAATCCTGCATCGGGAAGCCGGCAATCCCGGTCCCGACGGCCGGGAAGGCAATTGTCTTCAGTCCCTTTTCTTCGGCGCGAAGCAGACTGTTACGCGTTGAGATCCGCAGGTTTCCAGCGGTGGTCTCTTCGCCCATCTCCATACTGGCCGCATGGATCACGTAGTGGGCCTTCAGGTTGCCCGCCGTAGTCACGGCAGCTTCGCCCAGGCGGATGGAGCCGATGCGGTCGCATTCTTCCTGGATTCGCGGGCCGCCTTTTGTCCGGATGGCGCCCGCAACTCCGCCTCCGAGGATCAGTTCGTTGTTGGCCGCGTTGACAATCGCGTCAACTTCAAGCTCCGTGATATCACCCTTCATGAAATAGATCCTGGCTGGCATATTTCCTCGGGGTCTTTTAGTTAAAGCAAAGGATAGCTGAGATGGCGGCGTGGAGCCAGTCTTTCAAGCCCGCTCCTGACGATAAGCCTTTCGCCACTCGCATTGTGATCCTGATCTCGCTAATCGAGCCACCGTTTGAGTTCGCTGAAATAGCCAAGCTTCTGGGAACGTGAAAGGCTTCCATTGCGTCCGCTGGTTGAGGGCAGGACGTAAATCCGCGAGCTTCCAAAAACGGAGCGCTGCGCACCCAGTTCAGCCTTGCTTCCCTGGAACCACTCAAACCCGGTCTTGCCATTAAACGCTATGGCTGCTGGAGCGGCCTGCAGCAGTTTTGATCTGAGTGCGGGCAGGCCGTGGCAAAGGTCTGCTTTGCTCAAGCCGCTGATGGAGTTGGACCATCGTTTAACGATATCCGTCAAGCCGAAGCCAAATTCGAGTATGCGGTGGTCATCCTCGGGCTTCAGATGCACGGGCGTGAGGCCTGACTCAAAAAGAAAATTCCAGAACTGGTTGCCCCGGCCCGCGTAATAGTGTCCGATCCTGGCCGAGCGCTCGCCGGGATTAAACCCGACGAACACGAGCCTTAACCCGGGACGAAGATAGTCTGGCAAATCGGGATACACGGTCGGTCAGCTTCCGCTCTGGCGCTGGAGACTTCTACAAATGGCTATCGGGATGAGGTCTTCTCCGCCGCGCATTCCCGGCACCTCGCTACAAAATCCTGAAAAATCCTCAGTTGCTCAGGATGTTCACCAATCATCTCCTCAGGGTGCCATTGGACGGCCAGAAAGAAGGGGTATTCCTCCGCCAGTTCGACAGCCTCGTACAGTTCGTCCTCCGAATGCGCCGTGACCTTCAGTCCCCTGCCCAGATGCCTGATCGCCTGGTGATGAAGGCTGTTCACTCTGCACATGCCCGTAAAGAAACCGTGCAGGACCGAGTCCGGCTCCGTCACGGTGACGGAATGAGCGGTCGCGCTGCGGCTGCCCTGCTGCTTGTGATCAATTTCGAGCGCCGTTTCGCTTTTCAAGTCCTGGTAAAGCGTTCCGCCAAACTGCACGTTGATTAATTGGATCCCCCGGCAGATCCCCAGAATGGGAAGCCGTGATCGGAGCATTTTTTGGAGCAGGGCTATTTCAAAATCGTCGCGGGCGCGATTGATCTTCACGCTGTCGTATTTCACCCGCTCACCGTAAAGTTCTGGATCAACATCCTCCCCACCAGCCAGGAGTACCCCGTCAAAGTCACCTGAGGATGGAAGCCCGTTCCCGGAGGACATTATCATCTGGATTTCGTCGGGCTGGGCCCCGGCGGCCACCAGGGCCTTAAAATAAGGCGACTCCTGCCCTTTGGCTTTCTCTTTTTCCGGTATCGAAATTGCGATTTTCATTTTCTTAAAACCCGCCTCGTCCGGCATGCGGCTTCGCCTGCCGGCGTCTCCCCCGGCAGGTACTATTTTCCCTTGACAGGGCGCAGCGTTTCAAGTAGAAACATAATTATGCGTATGCTGCATAAATATTCCTGTCGGGCGAACCCGTGAAGGCGATAGCCGAGGCCGAAATCGTCAGCACCCCAGGCAAACACGAGGGCTCATCCACGACCGTCCGCGTAGCTGTTGCGGGCGCTACCGGTTATGCGGGGCTTGAGCTTCTGCGCCTGCTGGGCCGCCATCACCATGCGCGGGTTACCCGGCTGATGTCTTCCGGACGGGACGGCAAAAAAGAGTTTCCTATAGAAGACTCTCACCCCTCCCTGCGGGGAAAATTCCCGGTTCCCTGCCAGCCGCTTTCTGTGGAAGCCTTGCCGCCTTCGGAAGTAGACCTGGTTTTTCTGGCCACTCCGCACCACACGGCCCTGGAAATCACGCCCCAGTTGCTGGAACGCAATCTGCGCGTGATTGACCTGAGCGCTGCCTTCCGGCTGAAGGACGCGTCGGTTTATCCGCGCTGGTACGGGTTTGAGCACAGCGCCCATGAAGAATTGGTAAAAGCCGTTTACGGCCTGACGGAGCTGAACTCTGCGAGTATCGCAAAGGCGCGCCTGGTTGCCAATCCAGGCTGCTACGCCACGTCGGTGATTCTGGCGCTCGCGCCCGTCATGAAGCGGAGCTGGATTGACGCGAAGGCAGGCGTGATTTCCGATTCCAAGTCCGGCGCCAGCGGAGCGGGCCGGGG
Encoded here:
- the argC gene encoding N-acetyl-gamma-glutamyl-phosphate reductase; translated protein: MKAIAEAEIVSTPGKHEGSSTTVRVAVAGATGYAGLELLRLLGRHHHARVTRLMSSGRDGKKEFPIEDSHPSLRGKFPVPCQPLSVEALPPSEVDLVFLATPHHTALEITPQLLERNLRVIDLSAAFRLKDASVYPRWYGFEHSAHEELVKAVYGLTELNSASIAKARLVANPGCYATSVILALAPVMKRSWIDAKAGVISDSKSGASGAGRGVSEKLHFVEVNENCRAYGLFSHRHVPEMLQELGLGEKDFVFTPHLLPITRGILSTTYVRLSKSRAHEEVVALYRDFYAGAPFVRVLDAGVPEIQSVAQTNYMDIGFSLDTDGTRMIIVSTLDNLIKGAAGQAIQNMNVMYGFAEGTALI
- a CDS encoding gamma-glutamyl-gamma-aminobutyrate hydrolase family protein (Members of this family of hydrolases with an active site Cys residue belong to MEROPS family C26.), whose translation is MKIAISIPEKEKAKGQESPYFKALVAAGAQPDEIQMIMSSGNGLPSSGDFDGVLLAGGEDVDPELYGERVKYDSVKINRARDDFEIALLQKMLRSRLPILGICRGIQLINVQFGGTLYQDLKSETALEIDHKQQGSRSATAHSVTVTEPDSVLHGFFTGMCRVNSLHHQAIRHLGRGLKVTAHSEDELYEAVELAEEYPFFLAVQWHPEEMIGEHPEQLRIFQDFVARCRECAAEKTSSR